A single window of Cottoperca gobio chromosome 9, fCotGob3.1, whole genome shotgun sequence DNA harbors:
- the LOC115013724 gene encoding uncharacterized protein LOC115013724 isoform X2 has protein sequence MRMTDIKSQSVKDSENSKCSDAHESDSDKDDNVKDNPGQEFWETKPQVSLAERTVQTSVGPQREMEPRQSISILSDGAGCCEPQDSEKKQLDKLYGSLAQGCVYPQDLNRRLRDPSIPNNLFHSAQVNTWTSCATMDQAVPCGLSLAAAVRTPETSGFSVGLQQHAPDLLSLSHFGGFLFYPYSSFPAASAEYLIPPVVHSWDYFTSPMMLSSVPALGGGGLRYFAPDLLMLAKTDQKTSVDEAEIDCNQDESQTG, from the exons ATGCGGATGACTGACATAAAATCTCAATCTGTAAAAGATTCAGAAAATTCCAAATGTTCAG ATGCTCATGAAAGTGACAGTGACAAAGATGACAATGTTAAGGACAATCCTGGACAAGAGTTCTGGGAAACTAAACCACAGGTTTCCTTAGCAGAGAGGACAGTTCAGACTTCAGTTGGGCCACAGAGAGAAATGGAGCCCAGACAAAGTATCAGTATATTAAGTGATGGAGCGGGTTGCTGCGAGCCACAAGACTCAGAGAAGAAACAATTGGACAAATTATACGGCAGTTTAGCACAAGGCTGTGTTTATCCACAAGATTTAAACAGACGACTGCGGGATCCGAGTATCCCCAACAATCTTTTCCACTCTGCTCAGGTAAACACCTGGACCAGTTGTGCCACGATGGACCAAGCAGTGCCATGTGGACTGAGCCTGGCAGCAGCTGTCAGGACTCCAGAAACTTCAGGGTTTTCTGTGGGCCTCCAACAGCACGCACCG GACCTGTTAAGCCTGTCCCACTTTGGAGGCTTTCTGTTTTATCCCTACTCCAGCTTCCCTGCAGCATCAGCCGAGTACCTCATTCCACCAGTGGTCCACAGCTGGGACTACTTTACCTCTCCTATGATGTTGTCATCTGTTCCTGCTTTGGGTGGTGGTGGATTGAGATATTTTGCCCCTGATTTGCTAATGCTAGCCAAAACAGATCAGAAGACATCAGTGGACGAAGCTGAAATTGATTGCAATCAAGATGAGTCACAAACAGGGTGA
- the LOC115013724 gene encoding uncharacterized protein LOC115013724 isoform X1 has translation MRMTDIKSQSVKDSENSKCSDAHESDSDKDDNVKDNPGQEFWETKPQVSLAERTVQTSVGPQREMEPRQSISILSDGAGCCEPQDSEKKQLDKLYGSLAQGCVYPQDLNRRLRDPSIPNNLFHSAQVNTWTSCATMDQAVPCGLSLAAAVRTPETSGFSVGLQQHAPVQDLLSLSHFGGFLFYPYSSFPAASAEYLIPPVVHSWDYFTSPMMLSSVPALGGGGLRYFAPDLLMLAKTDQKTSVDEAEIDCNQDESQTG, from the exons ATGCGGATGACTGACATAAAATCTCAATCTGTAAAAGATTCAGAAAATTCCAAATGTTCAG ATGCTCATGAAAGTGACAGTGACAAAGATGACAATGTTAAGGACAATCCTGGACAAGAGTTCTGGGAAACTAAACCACAGGTTTCCTTAGCAGAGAGGACAGTTCAGACTTCAGTTGGGCCACAGAGAGAAATGGAGCCCAGACAAAGTATCAGTATATTAAGTGATGGAGCGGGTTGCTGCGAGCCACAAGACTCAGAGAAGAAACAATTGGACAAATTATACGGCAGTTTAGCACAAGGCTGTGTTTATCCACAAGATTTAAACAGACGACTGCGGGATCCGAGTATCCCCAACAATCTTTTCCACTCTGCTCAGGTAAACACCTGGACCAGTTGTGCCACGATGGACCAAGCAGTGCCATGTGGACTGAGCCTGGCAGCAGCTGTCAGGACTCCAGAAACTTCAGGGTTTTCTGTGGGCCTCCAACAGCACGCACCGGTACAG GACCTGTTAAGCCTGTCCCACTTTGGAGGCTTTCTGTTTTATCCCTACTCCAGCTTCCCTGCAGCATCAGCCGAGTACCTCATTCCACCAGTGGTCCACAGCTGGGACTACTTTACCTCTCCTATGATGTTGTCATCTGTTCCTGCTTTGGGTGGTGGTGGATTGAGATATTTTGCCCCTGATTTGCTAATGCTAGCCAAAACAGATCAGAAGACATCAGTGGACGAAGCTGAAATTGATTGCAATCAAGATGAGTCACAAACAGGGTGA
- the LOC115012938 gene encoding T-box transcription factor TBX3-like, whose amino-acid sequence MLSGPSAMDLSFRGLFDPSLDASATPIIHTSPPEQSLILCRPPKILEEGEMTEDNPEVYLESNDLWTQFHKYGTEMVITKSGRRLFPPLKARCTGMDRNAKYIFLMDIVTADDCRYKFHKSRWMVAGKADPEMPKRMSIHPDSPATGEQWMSKVVNFHKLKLTNNISDKHGFTILNSMHKYQPRFHIVKAHDILKLPFSTFRTYVFCETEFIAVTAYQNDKITQLKIDNNPFAKGFRETGNRRREKRHVFH is encoded by the exons ATGTTGTCCGGACCCTCAGCCATGGACCTCTCCTTCCGCGGCTTATTTGATCCCAGTTTGGATGCCAGCGCTACCCCGATTATTCACACGTCGCCACCGGAGCAGTCTCTGATTTTGTGCAGGCCTCCCAAAATTCTGGAGGAAGGCGAAATGACAGAAGATAATCCTGAAGTTTATTTGGAATCCAACGACCTTTGGACACAGTTCCACAAATACGGCACTGAAATGGTCATTACAAAATCTGGGAG GCGCTTGTTTCCGCCGCTCAAGGCAAGATGCACCGGGATGGACAGAAACGccaaatatatttttctgatGGACATCGTGACGGCTGATGACTGCAGATATAAGTTTCACAAATCCCGCTGGATGGTGGCGGGGAAAGCGGACCCGGAGATGCCCAAACGCATGTCCATACACCCGGACAGTCCGGCAACGGGCGAGCAGTGGATGTCCAAAGTGGTCAACTTCCACAAACTGAAACTGACCAACAACATCTCCGATAAGCATGGATTT ACAATTCTCAACTCGATGCACAAATACCAGCCACGATTTCACATAGTGAAGGCGCATGACATCCTGAAACTGCCTTTCAGCACTTTTAGGACATATGTCTTCTGTGAGACAGAGTTCATTGCAGTGACAGCTTACCAAAACGATAAG ATAACCCAGCTAAAAATAGACAACAATCCTTTCGCGAAGGGATTCCGAGAGACGggcaacagaagaagagaaaagaggcaTGTTTTTCATTAA